One Arvicanthis niloticus isolate mArvNil1 chromosome 3, mArvNil1.pat.X, whole genome shotgun sequence DNA segment encodes these proteins:
- the LOC117705657 gene encoding cytoplasmic polyadenylated homeobox-like protein 2, translating to MPSNKKEDSPSKARTGCRRGQSKQRHKFTREELKRLKQEFELAPYPNFSTKDELAQHFRCDVEVIVNWFQNKRARSPPELKDKFVDMRRMIKCPGYVLTSHQDTQVQASNHNPGQISYTQVPPHGPDLYFVQTGETSGEQYGLCDSVVQSIGTRSSGSVEYQGATGSGSSFNFRPTDFTLPPGSEKYYIGDQPKTQESQYSTFSLADYATCLQGQRQMDCSYNPPMLSWEGQQQNDWGYQQQLQQPQSYQERSSLADRLGVYQSHRDLGQQVPSFFPSEHQDQFDPSNGDCKQQSVLHQMPLWLHGQQGTADSSSGEQSCQNTPSVLGPAYNSQAAGI from the exons aaaaagaagacagtCCCAGCAAAGCAAGAACGGGCTGTAGAAGAGGACAAtcaaaacagagacataaattcacCAGGGAAGAGCTGAAGAGACTTAAACAAGAATTTGAGTTAGCTCCTTACCCAAATTTCTCGACCAAGGATGAGCTGGCACAGCACTTCCGATGTGACGTGGAAGTGATTGTT aaCTGGTTTCAGAATAAAAGAGCCAGATCACCACCAGAATTGAAAGACAAATTTGTTGACATGAGAAGAATGATCAAGTGCCCAGGCTACGTGCTTACAAGTCACCAGGATACCCAGGTACAAGCTTCCAATCACAACCCCGGCCAAATCTCTTACACCCAAGTGCCACCACATGGCCCTGATCTCTACTTTGTGCAGACTGGGGAAACTTCGGGTGAACAGTATGGCTTATGTGACTCTGTGGTCCAAAGCATTGGAACAAGATCAAGTGGCTCTGTGGAGTATCAAGGGGCCACTGGAAGTGGATCTTCTTTCAACTTCAGACCAACGGACTTCACTCTTCCTCCTGGGTCTGAGAAGTATTATATTGGTGACCAGCCTAAGACACAGGAAAGCCAATATTCCACATTCTCTCTTGCTGACTATGCTACTTGTTTGCAggggcaaaggcagatggattgTAGCTATAACCCCCCAATGCTGTCCTGGGAAGGACAGCAGCAGAATGACTGGGGATATCAACAACAACTGCAGCAGCCTCAGAGCTACCAAGAGAGGAGCTCCTTGGCAGACAGGCTTGGTGTGTACCAGAGCCATAGAGATTTAGGGCAGCAGGtaccctctttctttccctcagaGCATCAGGATCAATTTGATCCCAGTAATGGAGACTGcaaacagcagtcagtgctccacCAAATGCCTCTTTGGTTACATGGGCAGCAAGGAACTGCTGACAGCAGTTCAGGAGAGCAGTCCTGTCAAAACACACCCAGTGTGCTAGGACCAGCCTACAATTCACAAGCTGCAGGAATTTAG